The following are from one region of the Arthrobacter sp. TMP15 genome:
- a CDS encoding ATP-dependent DNA helicase, whose product MSHGTNNLVARTLAGPASQPARPLLSPYELAELLEQRPPTAEQAAIISSPLEPLLVIAGAGSGKTTTMADRVVWLVANGLVLPEEILGVTFTRKAAGELASRIRGQLDRLGTLARSGEIELAPAASARDALEPNVSTYHSYASGIVTDYGLRLGIERDAVVLGAAEAWQLASEVVEAHDGAHEHFTAAKSTLIQSVMDLAGECAEHLQDPEQVLATINDYLVAFDSLPYIAETNKPRTAIVNKQLDVLRTRASVAALVQKYAQAKRRRNVLDYGDLVALAARIAQEVPHAGDMERQRHKVVLLDEFQDTSHAQLQLFAELYGDAHPVTAVGDPHQSIYGFRGASAGQLFRFPEIFLKSDGSYAATAELTIAWRNSAHILASANVMSAELTLAQTRKANTKLAAGLSEAQRAAAGPRVVVSPLREKPNAPMGEVLLARYETELDEAQAVAAQILESKGDFTHRGGSQGAMTVAVLCRRRAQFSKLQSVFEARGIPYEIVGLSGLLGMPEIVDLVATLRVIADPGRSDALMRLLTGARWRIGPADLMAFSDWARYLARQREWAAHNRVDFDASTLRAGSAQPVAVESSKPADATVVSADLVDASSLVEALDYLSQDYWPKGARPLSEAARARLLVLRDELRMLRTFVGEDLGDLLGVVEKTMLLDIELAAKPGSSIHHARRHLDAFAEAAAQFMQAAQRVDLDAFLAWLETAESEEGGLEMTPVESNPDAVALLTVHASKGLEWDVVFVPGMNAGAFPSARADRWSTGAKSLPWPLRGDVGDLPEWDTNVPDLKTLMENEKLFADDVLLHAKEEERRLAYVAFTRARDFLMCSATVWGSGKKPLAPSPFLMELLPLTEGATQSAGLGAWAPDPEEGALNPVSAGAESAQWPYDPLNGPEIVGRAGVAVRVGRRTGVERSAAAVSAALAAAAFAEVGDNDASVKYGSEEFLAANPRWGKEMSVLLAQEQVETDQLRVELPPHISASRLVALGEDPEKVTRAMRRPVPTKPGMAARKGTAFHTWIEEFFATTGQLDLGEEIGADAYVDEAYGLADMQETFKSSQWAARTPAELEVPIETRVADVVVRGRIDAVFRDADGGWDLIDWKTGKVPSAPQLAVRGVQLAVYRLAWSRLQDVPLEQVRAAFYYVGQDKLIRPVDLAGQEELEAIVRNAYSA is encoded by the coding sequence ATGAGCCACGGAACGAATAATTTGGTAGCCCGGACGCTGGCGGGCCCGGCGTCCCAACCTGCGCGTCCCCTGTTGAGTCCCTATGAATTGGCGGAGTTGTTGGAGCAGCGTCCTCCTACGGCGGAGCAGGCCGCCATTATCTCATCACCTCTTGAACCGCTGCTTGTGATTGCCGGGGCAGGCTCCGGGAAGACAACAACAATGGCGGACAGGGTGGTGTGGTTGGTTGCCAACGGGTTGGTCCTGCCAGAGGAAATCCTCGGAGTCACTTTTACCCGCAAGGCTGCCGGGGAACTGGCATCGCGGATTCGCGGGCAGCTGGATAGATTGGGCACGCTGGCTCGCTCGGGTGAGATTGAACTCGCTCCTGCCGCTTCTGCCAGAGATGCACTGGAGCCTAACGTCTCCACCTACCACTCTTATGCCAGCGGTATTGTCACCGACTATGGTCTGCGATTAGGCATTGAGCGCGATGCCGTGGTGCTGGGCGCGGCTGAAGCGTGGCAGCTGGCCAGTGAAGTAGTTGAAGCGCACGACGGAGCCCACGAACACTTCACAGCGGCAAAATCCACATTGATCCAATCAGTGATGGACCTTGCCGGTGAATGCGCCGAGCATCTCCAGGATCCCGAGCAAGTTCTGGCAACTATCAACGACTACCTGGTAGCCTTCGATTCTTTGCCCTATATTGCCGAAACCAACAAACCCCGTACTGCCATAGTGAACAAGCAGTTGGATGTTCTGCGGACCCGGGCTTCTGTGGCCGCGCTGGTGCAAAAATATGCTCAGGCCAAGCGCCGTCGCAACGTCCTTGACTACGGTGATCTGGTAGCTCTGGCCGCCCGGATTGCCCAGGAAGTTCCGCATGCAGGAGACATGGAACGCCAACGCCACAAAGTAGTGCTGCTGGATGAATTTCAAGATACTTCCCATGCACAGCTGCAGCTCTTCGCTGAGCTGTACGGTGACGCTCACCCTGTCACGGCTGTGGGGGATCCGCATCAATCAATTTACGGGTTTCGGGGCGCCTCGGCCGGGCAGCTCTTCCGCTTCCCGGAAATATTTCTCAAAAGCGATGGCAGCTACGCTGCAACGGCTGAGCTCACCATCGCTTGGCGTAACTCAGCGCACATTTTGGCGAGCGCAAATGTGATGTCGGCTGAACTGACACTTGCACAAACCCGGAAGGCCAACACCAAACTGGCTGCCGGACTGAGCGAGGCGCAAAGGGCAGCGGCCGGGCCGCGAGTAGTAGTCTCGCCCTTACGTGAAAAACCCAATGCACCCATGGGGGAGGTGCTTCTTGCACGCTACGAAACAGAACTAGATGAGGCCCAAGCAGTTGCTGCGCAGATTTTGGAGAGCAAAGGTGATTTCACCCACCGTGGTGGCAGCCAGGGTGCCATGACAGTGGCCGTGTTATGCCGGCGTCGTGCGCAATTTTCAAAGCTCCAATCTGTGTTCGAAGCACGTGGCATCCCGTACGAAATTGTGGGGTTGAGCGGGCTGCTGGGCATGCCAGAAATAGTGGACCTTGTTGCCACCTTGAGGGTGATTGCCGATCCCGGGCGCTCGGATGCACTCATGCGATTGTTGACGGGGGCGCGGTGGCGGATTGGTCCTGCGGACCTGATGGCTTTCTCTGATTGGGCCCGGTATCTGGCACGACAACGGGAATGGGCGGCCCACAACAGGGTGGATTTTGACGCGTCAACCTTGCGGGCCGGAAGTGCACAGCCGGTAGCAGTTGAATCATCCAAACCTGCCGATGCAACAGTGGTTAGTGCTGATTTGGTGGATGCTTCCTCGCTGGTGGAAGCGCTGGATTATTTGAGCCAGGATTACTGGCCCAAGGGGGCACGGCCGCTGAGCGAAGCAGCAAGAGCCCGACTTTTAGTGCTGCGGGATGAGCTGCGGATGCTGCGCACTTTTGTGGGTGAGGACCTGGGCGATCTGCTCGGTGTCGTGGAGAAAACCATGCTGCTGGACATAGAACTGGCTGCTAAACCCGGCTCCAGCATCCACCACGCACGGCGCCACCTGGACGCTTTTGCTGAGGCGGCGGCACAGTTCATGCAGGCCGCACAACGTGTTGACTTGGATGCCTTCCTCGCTTGGCTTGAAACGGCAGAATCGGAAGAGGGCGGGCTGGAAATGACGCCGGTTGAAAGCAACCCTGACGCCGTGGCGCTACTGACTGTCCACGCCTCCAAAGGACTGGAATGGGACGTGGTGTTTGTGCCGGGCATGAATGCAGGCGCCTTCCCCAGCGCACGCGCTGATCGCTGGAGCACCGGAGCTAAATCGTTGCCGTGGCCTTTGCGTGGGGACGTTGGTGATCTGCCCGAATGGGACACCAATGTGCCGGACCTGAAGACCTTGATGGAGAATGAGAAACTTTTTGCCGACGATGTTCTCCTCCACGCCAAGGAAGAGGAACGTCGTTTAGCGTACGTGGCCTTTACCCGCGCCCGGGATTTTTTGATGTGTTCCGCCACGGTGTGGGGCAGTGGAAAGAAGCCGCTGGCACCCTCACCCTTTCTGATGGAGTTGTTGCCACTGACTGAAGGGGCAACACAGAGTGCTGGTCTCGGAGCGTGGGCGCCAGACCCTGAAGAAGGTGCGCTCAACCCTGTCAGTGCGGGCGCGGAAAGCGCCCAATGGCCCTATGATCCGCTCAACGGGCCCGAGATCGTCGGCAGGGCAGGGGTGGCTGTGCGGGTAGGCCGCCGAACTGGTGTGGAACGATCCGCCGCCGCAGTCTCCGCCGCCCTCGCCGCCGCCGCCTTCGCCGAGGTTGGAGATAATGACGCCTCTGTTAAGTACGGAAGTGAAGAATTCTTAGCCGCCAATCCTCGCTGGGGCAAAGAAATGAGTGTTTTGCTGGCCCAAGAACAAGTGGAAACAGACCAGCTGAGAGTGGAACTACCCCCACATATTTCTGCTTCCCGCCTGGTGGCGCTGGGGGAGGACCCCGAAAAAGTTACCCGTGCCATGCGCCGCCCAGTGCCCACCAAGCCCGGCATGGCCGCCCGCAAAGGAACGGCGTTCCACACCTGGATTGAAGAATTTTTTGCAACGACCGGCCAACTCGACTTGGGTGAAGAGATCGGGGCGGACGCCTATGTGGATGAAGCCTACGGCCTGGCTGACATGCAGGAAACGTTCAAGAGTTCCCAATGGGCTGCCAGAACCCCCGCGGAGCTTGAGGTACCCATCGAAACCCGGGTGGCAGACGTGGTTGTCCGTGGCCGCATCGACGCTGTCTTCCGCGATGCAGATGGAGGATGGGACCTGATCGACTGGAAAACAGGGAAAGTACCTT
- a CDS encoding ATP-dependent DNA helicase, with protein MSTEAQHSQERHTASNAPKEGRSTKAQPERPGRFELPELTLVAPVNSAKSVPQFSLDQQAVIDLGPGSGPVLLWGAPGTGKSTVLIEAALKRMEHDGVDPAGALLLAPSRLAAARLRDGFSARLTKSLSTSPARTWSSYAFDLLRRAKVEGRMPHLESAPRLMSGPEQDLIIRDLLAGHAMGLGTVPAWPKELTQALETRGFRQEIRQLFDRVIEYGLVPEELAELGAANRRPDWVAAASLYKEYRDVVDWGKSGSFDPAGIITAATTLLRLDSDFLDQERKRLALIVVDDIQEANKAVHELLHLVGQGKDVLVAASPDTVVQGFRGARPDLVASLTHSLSTPEHPLQQFALSTSHRMSKPLAAAWSGVADRIFQIRGGHKARELAWPEALAGRHGGHAAAPHAEAINATEPAGGEPGPVPRQELRKDPDKVSYVSAHFVASEVHELRLVAERILHLQHLGGHSLSEIAVIVRTGSALAALQRYLSAQGIAVKVPVAENPVRDEPAVRPLLEAFGIALAPETLDAEACVALLTSRIGRSTALHLRRLRQALRQQERHVGGGRASDELLVEALLNSQKLAPLGWEAANAARIAAMIAAGREAVAQPGANAETVLWALWEACDSSGTWEAQALRGGPTGIRADRDLDAVMALFQTAERYVDQLPGSSPQQFLDYLMSQELPMDTLAARAQRTDAVEIVTPASAAGREWPIVIVAGLQEGVWPNTRLRGELLGSQLLVDVLEKGAQAAHQIEPAARLRDIRYDELRSFAAAISRASHILILTAAAGHDLQPSQFIDLAAPYVPVTDSGGESQYPVRPVEQVPRPMTLRSLVAELRQESEMRTNPEAARMLAVLVGEDVPGADPHQWWGLLPLSSDGPIVAPGEPVNVSPSKVEEVLKSPLNWFIRAAGGDATTDFARSLGTLIHSIAQDIPNGAGHEYLAELDKRWPSLGLPESWESDLDYKRAQEMLGKLAQYVIEARQQGRTLLGVEENFSVDVGELPDGILPSTFLPGTFSSSTGIPSSAVPDTAVPDTAVPDTAVPDTKDASLSSADGGAPEAEDTDTSGLAQPPPARVVRLRGQVDRLEADANGNLIIVDIKTGRTKPTKDQVLEHPQLGAYQVALSAGAFSAQAEAAGLFGASSGGAALLPLGDGTKNVKTQDQPAMVAGSENDPTRKVMEAALLMAQAVFPARHGADWSERNGCPLPTICPLCPEGKQITE; from the coding sequence ATGAGCACAGAGGCACAGCATTCGCAGGAGAGGCACACGGCGTCCAACGCGCCCAAAGAGGGTAGGTCTACAAAGGCACAGCCGGAGCGCCCTGGCCGGTTTGAACTGCCCGAGTTGACCCTTGTTGCTCCTGTCAACAGTGCCAAGAGTGTTCCACAGTTCAGTTTGGATCAGCAGGCTGTTATTGATCTGGGTCCTGGGTCGGGTCCTGTTTTGTTGTGGGGTGCTCCCGGAACTGGTAAATCCACTGTGCTTATTGAAGCTGCTCTCAAGCGGATGGAGCACGACGGCGTTGATCCTGCAGGTGCTCTTCTGCTGGCACCGTCTCGGCTGGCTGCAGCGAGGCTTCGTGATGGTTTTAGTGCCCGGCTCACCAAGAGTTTAAGTACTTCTCCGGCCAGGACCTGGTCATCTTATGCCTTTGATCTGTTGCGCAGGGCTAAAGTTGAAGGGCGTATGCCACACCTTGAGAGTGCGCCACGGCTCATGAGCGGACCCGAGCAGGATCTGATCATTCGGGACCTATTGGCGGGGCACGCCATGGGTCTGGGTACGGTGCCGGCGTGGCCAAAGGAACTCACTCAGGCTCTTGAAACCCGCGGATTCCGGCAAGAGATCCGCCAGCTTTTTGACAGGGTTATTGAATACGGGTTGGTCCCTGAGGAGCTTGCCGAATTGGGTGCAGCCAATCGGCGCCCTGACTGGGTTGCGGCGGCGTCGTTGTATAAGGAATACCGTGACGTTGTGGATTGGGGCAAGTCAGGTTCCTTTGACCCTGCGGGGATCATCACTGCCGCGACAACTCTTCTGCGCCTTGACTCAGATTTCCTGGACCAGGAGCGCAAGCGGTTGGCGTTGATTGTTGTTGATGACATTCAGGAAGCCAACAAAGCCGTGCACGAACTTCTGCACTTGGTTGGCCAGGGAAAAGACGTGCTTGTGGCAGCCTCGCCAGACACTGTTGTTCAGGGGTTCCGCGGCGCCCGGCCGGATCTTGTTGCATCGCTGACCCATTCCCTGTCAACACCAGAGCATCCTTTGCAGCAGTTTGCGTTGTCCACATCGCATCGCATGAGCAAACCCCTGGCAGCTGCCTGGTCCGGGGTCGCTGACCGTATTTTTCAGATCCGTGGCGGCCACAAGGCACGCGAACTGGCTTGGCCAGAGGCGTTGGCTGGCCGGCATGGTGGCCACGCAGCGGCACCCCATGCTGAGGCGATCAACGCGACTGAACCGGCCGGCGGGGAACCTGGACCGGTGCCGCGCCAAGAGCTGCGTAAAGACCCGGACAAAGTCTCGTATGTCAGTGCGCATTTTGTTGCTTCGGAAGTTCACGAACTCCGCCTGGTTGCCGAACGGATTCTGCACTTACAGCACTTAGGTGGTCACAGCCTGAGCGAGATCGCGGTTATTGTCCGTACCGGGTCGGCACTGGCTGCCTTACAGCGTTATCTAAGTGCCCAAGGTATCGCCGTCAAGGTGCCTGTGGCGGAAAATCCTGTGCGTGACGAGCCTGCAGTTCGTCCTTTGCTTGAGGCGTTTGGCATTGCCTTGGCGCCGGAAACCCTAGACGCCGAGGCTTGCGTTGCGCTGCTCACCTCGCGGATAGGGCGTTCAACGGCATTGCATTTGAGGAGACTTCGGCAGGCGCTGCGGCAGCAAGAGCGCCATGTCGGAGGTGGCCGAGCTAGCGATGAGCTGTTGGTTGAAGCGCTGCTGAACTCGCAAAAGCTGGCTCCGCTTGGTTGGGAGGCTGCCAATGCTGCCAGAATCGCCGCCATGATCGCGGCTGGGCGCGAAGCAGTGGCTCAGCCGGGAGCCAACGCTGAAACAGTCCTATGGGCGCTGTGGGAGGCCTGTGACAGCTCCGGAACATGGGAAGCGCAGGCTCTACGCGGCGGTCCCACAGGCATCCGGGCCGACAGGGACTTGGATGCGGTGATGGCATTATTCCAAACGGCTGAACGTTACGTTGACCAGCTGCCAGGATCCAGTCCGCAACAGTTCCTGGATTACCTGATGAGTCAAGAACTGCCGATGGACACGTTGGCAGCGCGGGCCCAACGTACCGATGCCGTTGAGATTGTGACCCCGGCAAGTGCTGCTGGGCGGGAATGGCCCATCGTCATTGTCGCCGGGCTGCAGGAGGGAGTTTGGCCCAATACCCGCTTGCGCGGGGAACTGCTCGGCAGTCAATTACTTGTGGACGTGCTTGAAAAAGGGGCGCAGGCAGCCCACCAAATTGAACCTGCCGCCAGACTCAGGGATATCCGTTACGACGAGTTGCGCAGCTTTGCGGCGGCCATTTCACGAGCCAGCCATATCCTTATCCTCACAGCCGCGGCAGGTCATGATCTTCAGCCTTCCCAGTTCATCGACCTTGCAGCGCCCTACGTTCCTGTCACTGATTCTGGTGGTGAGTCCCAATACCCCGTGCGTCCAGTAGAACAAGTGCCGCGTCCCATGACCTTGCGCTCGCTGGTGGCGGAGCTGCGGCAAGAATCGGAAATGCGCACCAACCCTGAGGCTGCCAGGATGCTGGCGGTGTTGGTAGGCGAAGACGTGCCCGGGGCGGATCCTCATCAGTGGTGGGGTTTGTTGCCCTTGAGCTCCGATGGGCCCATTGTGGCACCCGGAGAACCGGTGAACGTCTCGCCATCAAAAGTCGAGGAGGTGCTTAAATCCCCGCTAAATTGGTTCATCCGCGCCGCCGGCGGAGACGCCACAACAGACTTCGCTCGCAGCCTTGGGACGCTCATCCACAGCATTGCGCAGGACATCCCCAATGGTGCCGGCCACGAATATCTGGCGGAGTTGGATAAACGTTGGCCGTCTCTGGGGCTTCCCGAGTCGTGGGAAAGCGATCTTGATTACAAACGCGCCCAAGAAATGCTGGGCAAACTGGCCCAATATGTCATTGAGGCCAGGCAACAGGGGCGAACGCTCTTGGGTGTTGAAGAAAATTTCAGCGTTGACGTAGGCGAACTACCTGACGGCATCTTGCCCAGCACTTTCTTGCCCGGCACTTTCTCGTCCAGCACCGGGATTCCAAGCAGCGCAGTGCCTGATACAGCAGTGCCTGATACAGCAGTGCCTGATACAGCAGTGCCTGATACAAAGGACGCCTCACTGAGTTCCGCTGATGGTGGCGCACCTGAAGCAGAAGACACTGACACAAGTGGTCTTGCGCAGCCGCCACCCGCCCGCGTGGTGCGCTTGCGTGGGCAGGTAGACAGGCTTGAAGCGGACGCAAACGGGAACTTGATAATTGTTGATATCAAGACCGGCCGCACTAAACCCACCAAGGACCAGGTTCTTGAACATCCTCAACTCGGCGCCTATCAAGTGGCTCTCTCGGCTGGTGCGTTCTCCGCACAAGCCGAGGCTGCCGGGCTCTTTGGCGCCAGCTCGGGCGGGGCAGCGTTGCTACCACTAGGTGATGGCACAAAGAACGTGAAAACGCAGGATCAGCCCGCCATGGTGGCAGGCAGTGAAAACGATCCAACCCGGAAGGTTATGGAGGCGGCCCTGCTCATGGCACAGGCTGTCTTCCCCGCCCGCCATGGCGCAGACTGGTCCGAACGCAACGGCTGCCCCCTGCCCACCATTTGTCCGCTGTGTCCTGAAGGGAAACAGATCACCGAATGA
- a CDS encoding MGMT family protein yields the protein MRGEYVEAVLAVAELIPPAQVLSYGDIAALLESGGPRQVGAVMSAHGSAVSWWRVIRASGCAPVCHGGRALVHYRAEDTALRGDTSDEALAAASRTPSWRVDMAAARWNPSASEMDFVDVIAERLREADSERLREADSERLREADSVRLREADSAGDKMSVPRDGLEV from the coding sequence ATGCGTGGCGAGTATGTTGAAGCGGTCTTAGCCGTGGCGGAGCTGATTCCACCTGCCCAAGTCCTCTCCTATGGGGATATTGCGGCACTTTTGGAGAGCGGTGGGCCGCGCCAGGTGGGGGCTGTTATGTCCGCTCACGGCAGCGCGGTGTCCTGGTGGCGGGTGATCCGGGCCAGCGGTTGTGCCCCGGTGTGTCACGGTGGCCGGGCGTTAGTGCACTACCGTGCCGAAGACACTGCTCTTCGCGGGGATACTTCCGATGAAGCGCTGGCGGCTGCAAGCCGAACCCCGTCGTGGCGGGTTGATATGGCGGCTGCCAGATGGAACCCGTCCGCGTCCGAAATGGACTTCGTCGACGTCATTGCGGAGCGCTTGCGCGAGGCGGATTCGGAGCGCTTGCGCGAGGCGGATTCAGAGCGCTTGCGCGAGGCGGATTCAGTGCGCTTGCGCGAGGCGGATTCAGCCGGGGACAAAATGTCAGTGCCCCGTGATGGACTAGAAGTATGA
- a CDS encoding 3'-5' exonuclease, with protein MTSWSMHPRAAFDLETTGKDPRTARIVTASIVIVDESGAVAETHEWLCNPGVEIPEEAAAIHGISTAHAQAHGRPSDVVTAEVGAVLATLFANNIPVIAFNASYDFTVLASEARRHSLGQITAAPVIDPFICNKNVDKFRKGSRTLVALCEEYGIKLDDAHTSAADAEATLRLADALAAKYSALRVDVMELHHAQIGWAREQAADFQGYLRRVKDPAAVVEGDWPALP; from the coding sequence ATGACTAGCTGGAGCATGCACCCCCGTGCCGCATTTGACCTGGAAACCACGGGCAAGGATCCCCGTACTGCCCGGATCGTGACGGCATCCATTGTGATAGTCGATGAATCCGGCGCTGTGGCGGAAACCCATGAGTGGCTGTGCAATCCCGGCGTGGAAATTCCCGAAGAGGCGGCCGCCATCCATGGCATCAGTACAGCCCACGCGCAAGCGCACGGGCGCCCCTCGGACGTTGTCACAGCTGAGGTGGGAGCGGTACTTGCCACACTTTTTGCCAACAACATTCCTGTTATCGCCTTCAACGCCAGCTACGATTTCACTGTCCTGGCTAGCGAGGCCCGCCGGCACAGTCTAGGGCAGATTACTGCCGCGCCGGTGATTGATCCCTTTATTTGCAATAAGAATGTGGACAAGTTCCGCAAAGGCAGCCGCACGCTTGTGGCCCTGTGCGAGGAATACGGCATTAAGCTCGACGACGCACACACCTCGGCCGCCGACGCTGAGGCCACGCTGCGGTTGGCTGATGCGTTGGCTGCCAAGTACAGCGCCCTGCGAGTCGATGTCATGGAATTACATCACGCACAAATCGGGTGGGCCCGTGAGCAGGCTGCTGACTTTCAGGGCTATTTGCGCCGCGTCAAGGATCCCGCCGCAGTCGTTGAGGGTGACTGGCCCGCCCTGCCATAA
- a CDS encoding ABC transporter substrate-binding protein yields the protein MKKSALKWLTTVPVAVALAFSLAACGGSTGATSSDKPTDALAGSDQASLDKYTTEDVTALDSIDKAALGLATPGLISVGTLSDAPPNIFLKDGVFTGYDNELLRAMGEKLGLKVEFKSTDFSALLAQVENKQFDVGSSSISTTDARRKNVGFTNGYDFGYMAVVAKTDSPIKGFADLKADTRIAVVTGTVQDDYVSNTLKVEPVRFADYNTAYANLKNGQVDAWVAPSQQASGQVKDGDGTVIAEEVVNTQNFTAYAVNSSNKALTDALNSALDAVIADGTWSKLTKEWYPTRPMPEDWTPGSKAVTVPKA from the coding sequence ATGAAGAAATCTGCCCTGAAGTGGCTCACGACTGTTCCAGTCGCTGTGGCCCTGGCCTTCTCCCTCGCAGCTTGTGGCGGCAGTACCGGGGCCACAAGCTCCGATAAACCCACAGATGCCCTTGCCGGCAGCGACCAGGCCTCGCTGGATAAATACACCACAGAGGACGTCACTGCCCTGGATTCCATTGATAAGGCTGCTCTTGGCCTCGCTACCCCGGGTCTCATCAGTGTGGGTACGCTCTCGGATGCCCCGCCGAACATTTTCTTGAAAGATGGAGTGTTCACCGGTTACGACAACGAGCTGCTCCGCGCCATGGGCGAAAAGCTGGGCCTAAAGGTCGAGTTCAAGTCAACCGATTTCTCTGCCCTCTTGGCTCAGGTTGAGAACAAACAGTTCGACGTCGGTTCCTCCTCAATCTCCACCACGGATGCCCGCCGCAAAAACGTTGGATTCACCAACGGCTACGACTTCGGCTACATGGCAGTAGTGGCAAAAACAGATTCACCCATCAAGGGTTTCGCTGATCTCAAGGCAGACACTCGCATTGCTGTTGTCACCGGCACGGTTCAGGATGACTATGTCTCCAACACGTTGAAGGTTGAGCCAGTGCGCTTCGCCGATTACAACACGGCCTACGCGAACTTGAAAAACGGTCAGGTTGATGCTTGGGTTGCCCCCTCTCAGCAGGCCAGTGGCCAGGTCAAGGACGGCGACGGAACAGTGATCGCCGAAGAAGTAGTCAATACGCAGAACTTCACCGCATACGCCGTGAACTCATCAAATAAGGCCCTCACTGACGCTTTGAACTCCGCGTTGGATGCAGTCATCGCTGACGGGACCTGGTCCAAGCTGACCAAGGAATGGTACCCAACCCGCCCCATGCCCGAAGACTGGACACCGGGCTCCAAGGCAGTAACGGTTCCGAAGGCCTAA
- a CDS encoding amino acid ABC transporter permease, protein MDVLEQLAKTFLDWDAMAEVIPNMLSVGLPNTLILSVSSAIIGCVLGMILAVMGISRNPIPRWIARIYTDIFRGLPAILTILLIGLGLGPVIRILTGSTNPYPLGILALSLMAAAYIGEIFRSGIQSVESGQLEASRALGFSYGSAMVLVVIPQGIRRVLPALVNQLISLIKDSSLIYMLGLLASQREIFRVGNDQAATTGNLSPLVAAGLLYLCLTIPLTHLVNFMDKRMREGKAQKIEPDEAAAHVGKGA, encoded by the coding sequence ATGGATGTTCTCGAGCAGCTGGCAAAAACTTTCCTCGACTGGGATGCTATGGCGGAAGTCATTCCGAACATGCTGAGCGTTGGTTTGCCTAATACTTTGATTTTGTCCGTTTCCTCGGCCATCATCGGGTGCGTCCTGGGTATGATCCTGGCTGTGATGGGTATTTCAAGAAATCCCATCCCCCGCTGGATTGCCAGAATTTATACAGACATTTTCCGTGGTCTTCCAGCAATTTTGACCATTTTGTTGATTGGTCTGGGGCTCGGTCCTGTAATCCGCATCCTTACTGGCAGCACCAATCCTTATCCGTTGGGAATTTTGGCGCTTTCTCTGATGGCTGCGGCGTACATCGGTGAAATCTTCCGCTCAGGTATCCAAAGTGTTGAAAGCGGCCAGCTCGAGGCATCACGCGCCCTGGGGTTCAGCTACGGCTCGGCCATGGTTCTTGTGGTTATTCCCCAGGGTATCCGCAGGGTCCTGCCAGCACTGGTTAACCAGCTGATCTCCTTGATTAAGGACTCCTCCTTGATCTATATGCTTGGTTTACTTGCCAGCCAACGGGAGATCTTTCGTGTTGGAAACGACCAAGCCGCAACCACGGGAAACCTCTCTCCACTCGTTGCGGCAGGTCTGCTGTACCTTTGCCTAACCATCCCGCTCACCCACTTGGTGAACTTCATGGATAAGCGCATGCGTGAGGGAAAAGCCCAAAAGATTGAACCCGATGAAGCCGCGGCACATGTTGGAAAGGGAGCGTAA
- a CDS encoding amino acid ABC transporter ATP-binding protein, which yields MSDFSSGSFTAKNIHLSFGSNHVLRGIDLHVPKGTTASVIGPSGSGKSTLLRAMNRLIEPDQGDILLDGKSVLKDNPDELRRRIGMVFQQFNLFPHKTVLENVSLALIKIRKMPKDQARAKALEQLELVGLKHKADARPGNLSGGQQQRVAIARALAMEPEVMFFDEATSALDPELVKGVLALMTDLSKGGMTMVVVTHEMGFSRNVSDTVTFMDAGVVVETGSPEELFTAPRTDRLRGFLSDVL from the coding sequence ATGAGTGATTTTAGTTCAGGATCATTTACCGCCAAAAATATTCATCTCTCCTTCGGCAGCAATCATGTATTGCGGGGCATTGACCTGCATGTTCCCAAAGGCACCACGGCCTCGGTGATTGGTCCCTCTGGTTCAGGCAAGTCAACGTTGTTGCGGGCTATGAACCGGTTGATTGAACCGGATCAAGGCGACATTCTTCTCGACGGAAAATCGGTCCTCAAGGACAACCCGGATGAGCTCCGCCGCCGCATTGGGATGGTCTTCCAACAATTTAATTTATTCCCGCACAAAACGGTGCTGGAAAATGTGTCGCTGGCCTTGATTAAGATTCGCAAAATGCCCAAGGATCAGGCACGCGCCAAAGCCCTTGAGCAGCTCGAACTTGTGGGATTGAAACATAAAGCTGACGCTCGGCCAGGAAACCTCTCCGGTGGTCAGCAGCAGCGCGTCGCTATTGCCCGCGCATTGGCCATGGAACCGGAAGTGATGTTCTTTGACGAGGCAACCTCCGCCCTGGACCCGGAGCTTGTCAAGGGTGTTCTGGCCTTGATGACCGACCTGTCCAAGGGCGGAATGACCATGGTGGTGGTCACCCACGAGATGGGTTTCTCGCGCAATGTTTCAGACACTGTGACATTCATGGACGCCGGCGTGGTGGTGGAGACAGGTTCTCCTGAAGAACTCTTCACAGCACCAAGGACAGACCGTTTGAGAGGTTTCCTCTCCGACGTGCTGTAA